ATCCGGTCGGAAAGCTCGACGCCCGCGTTCAGCCATTCCGGATAGTCGAAGCCCTCGAGCAGCAGATCCGGCCACCGGTCGGCCGGGGGGAGGTTGTCGCGGGAGAAGGTGTCTGTGTGGGCGGAGGGACCGAGGATCATGGCTGGGCGTCCGTGCATGGTAACTCTCCGCGTTCGAAAAGCACCCCCTCACCGACCCTGCGGGCCACCTCTCCCCCTGCCCGGGGGAGAGGAACCCAGGCTGGAGACGCGTCCCTGCAGAGAGCGATTTCGTCCAACTGCGGATGTGCCGCCGACGGTTGGCGATTCCTCTCCCCCGGGCAGGGGGAGAGGTGGCACGCGAAGCGTGACGGTGAGGGGGTGCTTCGGCCTCGCGAAGACACTGCCGCTTGCGACATCATACCCCCTGACCCCCCATCACCTGCCGCGCGATCACCACCTTCTGCACGTCCGACGCGCCCTCGTAGATCCGCAGCGCCCGGATCTCGCGATAGAGGCTCTCGACGATGTGGCCCTTGCGGACCCCGTCCCCGCCATGCAGCTGCACCGCCGCGTCGATCACCGCCTGCGCCCGGTCGGTGGCATGGAGCTTGGCCATCGCCGCCTCGCGCGTCACCCGCGCGGCACCCGAATCCTTGGTCCAGGCGGCGCGGTAGACGAGCAGCGCCGAAGCATCCACGTCGAGCGCCATGTCGGCGACGTGGCCCTGCACCATCTGCAGGTCGAACAGCGGTTTTCCGAACAGTTCCCGTTGGTTGGCGCGGATAAGCGATTCATCGAGTGCACGCCGCGCGAAGCCGAGCGCGGCTGCGCCCACCGTCGAGCGGAAGACGTCGAGCACCGACATGGCGATGCGGAAGCCGTCGCCCGGCCTGCCGATCATCGCCGCCGCCGGCACCCGCACGCCGTCGAAGGCGAGGCGCGCCAGCGGATGGGGCGCGATGGTCTCCAGCCGCTCGGCCACCGTCAGGCCGGGCGTGTCGGCGGGCACGAGGAAGCAGGAGATGCCGCGCGCCCCCGGCGCTTCGCCGGTGCGGGCGAAGACCGTGTAGAGGTCGGCGATGCCGCCGTTGGAGATCCAGGTCTTCTCGCCGGTGAGCACGTGGTCGGAGCCGTCGCGCACGGCCTGCATGTCCATGTTGGCGACGTCCGAGCCCGATCGCGGCTCCGACAGCGCGAAGGCCGAGATCGCCTCGCCGCGCCGGGTCTTGTCGAGCCAGCGCCGCTGCTCAGGGCTGCCGAACAGGCTGATCGCGCCGGTGCCGAGCCCCTGCATGGCGAAGGCGAAGTCGGCGAGCCCGTCATGGCGGGCGAGCGTCTCGCGGGTGAGGCAGAGCGTGCGCACGCCGAGCGGGCCGGGGGAGGCGGGGTCGACGGCGGTGGGCAACAGCCAGCCGTCGCGCCCGAGATCGGCCACCAGCCTGCGGCAGGCGGCATCGACGTCATGGTGGTCGACGGGCAGGTTTTTGTTGCACCACGCCTCCAGCCGTTCGGCATGGGCGCGGTGGTGGTCGTCGAAGAACGGCCAGGCGAGGAAGGAGCGGTCAGGCATGCCGCGTCCCTCCCTCGTTCGACGTCAGCGCTCTGCCGCGCCCCCCTCTGGCCTGCCGGCCATCTCCCCCACGAGGGGGGAGATCGGCAGCTTCAACGACGACGCCTACCATGCAACGTTCGCGGTTGGCGAAAGCCGATGCGACAGCTGATCTCCCCCCTCGTGGGGGAGATGCCCGGCAGGGCAGAGGGGGGCGCGACGGAACGCGAGGTTCGCAAGTCGAGCGAAATGCAAAGCCCTCCATCCCTCAATCCCCCGCAAACACCGGCCGCACCTTCGCCACGAAGGCCTCGTAGGCGCGGCGGAAATCGCCCGTTTGCATGCAGATCGCCTGCGCCTGCGCTTCCGCCTCGATCGCCTGCTCGAGCCCCATCGACCATTCCTGGGCGAGCTGCGTCTTGGTGATGCCGTGCGCGAAGGTCGGGCCGGCGGCGATCTGGGCCGCCAGCGACAACGCTTCCGCCTCCAGCGTCTCGGCCGGCACCAGCCGGTTGTAGTAGCCCCAGCGTTCGCCCTCGGCGGCACTCATCGTGCGTCCGGTGTAGAGCAGTTCGGCCGCGCGGCCCTGGCCGATGATGCGCGGCAGCATTGCGCAGGCGCCCATGTCGCAGCCGGCGAGGCCGACGCGGGTGAACAGGAAGCCGGTCTTGGCCTCGGGCGTCGCCATCCGGATGTCGGAGGCCATGGTGATGATCGCGCCGGCCCCCACCGCCACGCCGTCGACGGCCGAGATGATCGGCTTGCCGCACTGGAGCATCGCCTTGACGAAGTCGCCGGTCATGCGCGTGAAGGCGAGCAGGCCCTTCATGTCCATCCTGGTCAGCGGCCCGATGATCTCGTGAACGTCGCCGCCCGAGGAGAAATTGCCGCCGTTGGGCAGGAACACCACCACGTCGACGTCGTCGGCATAGGCGAGCGCCCGGAACGTGTCGCGCAGCTCGGCATAGCTCTCGAAGGTCAGCGGGTTCTTGCGGTCCGGACGGTTGAGCCGCACCTGCGCGACCCCGTCCTTCGCCTCCCACAGGAAGTGCTGCGGCTTGAACCCGGTCATGGCGGTCAATGTTCGTCCTCCCAGTTGCTGCGGAACGTCTTCAGCATCGTCGACAGCCGCCGCGCGTCCGGTTCGCCCACGTCGCCGAGCAGGTCGTCGATCCAGCCCTCGTGCGCGGCAGCCATGGTGCGGAACGTCTCGGCGCCGCGCTCGGTCAGCGTGACGATCGAGGTGCGGCGGTCGCCGTCGCGCCGCGTCCGCGCCACGTGGCCGTCCTTGACGAGCCGGTCGACGATGCCGGTCACGTTGCCGTTGGACACGAGCAGGTAGCGCGACAGGTCGCTCATCAGCATGCCGTCCGGCGCCCGGTTCAGCGCCGCCATCACGTCGAAACGCGGCAGGGTGGTCTCGAACTCGCGCTTCAACCGGGCCTGCACCTCGTTCTCGACGATGCGCGAGACACGCAGCAGCCGGATCCAGAGCCGCAGTCGCTCCTTGGAGGCCGGCGGCGCGTCGAGCGTGGCGAGCGAGGCCTCGGCCATCACCCGCCTCCCGAGATGGCGATGGGCTGGCCGGTCACCGAGACGGCGGCATCGCTCGCCAGCCAGACGACGGCGGCGGCGACCTCCTCGGGCTGGATCAGCCGGTGGTTCGGGTTGGATTCGGCAAAGCCGCGGCGCGCCGTCTCGCGGTCGCGGCCGGTCTTCTCCATCACCCGGGCGATGGACTCCTCCAGCATCTCGGTCTCGACATAGCCCGGGCAGACCGCGTTGACGGTGACGCCGGTCTTGAGCAGTTCGACCGAAAGCGCCCGCATCAGGCCGACGACGCCGTGCTTGGAGGCGACGTAGGGCGCGACATAGGCGGCCCCCCGCAAGCCGGCCACCGAGGCCACGAAGATGATGCGCCCGCGCCGGCGCTCCGCCATGCCGGCCAGCGCCGGCCGCACGGTCAGGAACGCGCCCGTCAGGTTGACGTCGATGATCCGGCTCCAGTCGGCGAGCGCGGTCCTGTGCGCCGGCGCGCTCGAGGCGATGCCGGCATTGGCCACCACGATCTCGATCGGCCCGCGCGCGGCTTCGGCCTGCCGGTAGAGCGCTTCGACGGAGGCTTCGTCGGTCACGTCGGCGGTGACCACATGGAGCCGAGTGTGCAGCGCCGCGACCGCCTCCAGCGGCTCCTTGCGCCGGCCGCAGATGGTGACTTCGACGCCCGCTTCGGCGAGCGCGAGCGCCGCGGCCTTGCCGATGCCCGTGGCGCCGCCGGTGACGAGGGCGTGGGTGAGGGAGATGGTCATCTGGCGGAGCCTTTTTTCGGATCGACCCCAGCGGAGCTGTCTGACCACGGCCAACCTCCAGCCGGACAGGAACGTCGCTGTTCCCCCTCACCGTCTCGGGCTTCGCCCGAGCCACCTCTCCCCCACATTGTGGGGGAGAGGAACCGCGGCCCCGCCGCCCTGCCTTTCCTCTCCCCCGGGCAGGGGGAGAGGTGGCTCGCGAAGCGAGACGGTGAGGGGGCGCTTGACGCCGAGCGAACAGGCATGGAAGCGGACACCCCCATCACACCTTCCCCGTCATCTGGTCCTGCCGCTCCGCCAGCCGGTACATCTGGTCGCGGCCGGCGAGATAGGGCTTCGGCCACGTCACCCCCCGGTCGCCCAGTGCCGCTGCCGCGTGCAGCGTCCAGTAGGGGTCGGCGAGGTGCGGGCGGGCGAGGCAGACGAGGTCGGCGCGCCCGGCCATCAGGATCGAGTTGACGTGGTCGGGCTCGTAGATGTTGCCCACCGCCATGGTCGCCATGCCGGTCTCGTTGCGGATGCGGTCGGAAAAGGGCGTCTGGAACATCCGGCCGTAGACCGGCTTCGCCCGCCTCGACGTCTGCCCGGCCGAGACGTCGCAGATGTCGACGCCGGCCTCCTTCAGCATCCGCGCGATGGCCACCGCCTCCTGCGGCGTCACGCCGTCCTCGCCCACCCAGTCGTTGGCCGAGATGCGCACCGAGATCGGCTTCGCGTCCGGCCAGACGGCCCGCACCGCATGGAACACCTCCAGCGGATAGCGCATCCGGTTCTCCAGGCTGCCGCCATAGTCGTCCGTGCGCCGATTGGTCACCGGCGTGATGAAGGACGACAGGAGGTAGCCATGCGCCATGTGGAGTTCGATCATGTCGAAGCCGCAGCGCTCGGCCATCCGCGCCGACGCCACGAACTCGTCGCGCACCATGTCCATGTCGGCGCGGTCCATCGCCTTCGGCACCGCATTCGCCTCCGACCAGGCCACCGCCGAGGCCGCCATCAGCGGCCAGTTCCCCGAAGGCAGCGGCGCGTCGGCGTCTTCCCAGCCGACCTGCGTCGAGCCCTTGGCGCCGGCATGGCCGATCTGGGCGCAGATCTTCGCCTCCGTCTCGGCATGGACGAAGTCCACCAGCCGCTTCCACGCCGTTTCGTGCTCCGGGGCGTAGAAGCCGGGGCAGCCGGGCGTGATGCGGCCTTCCGGCGACACGCAGGTCATCTCGATCGTCACCATCGCCGCGCCGCCCTTGGCGCGCTCGGCATAATGGGCGAAATGCCAGTCGGTCGGGCAGCCGTCGATGGCCTTGTACTGCGCCATCGGCGAGACGACGACGCGGTTGGCGAGCTCCATGTCGCGCAGCCTGAACGGCGCGAACATCGGCGCCCGCGCCGCATTGCCGGTGCTGCCGGCCTGCTGCTGGAACCAGCGTTCGGCGCCCGCCAGCCAGGCCGCGTCGCGCAGCCTGAGGTTCTCGTGGCTGATGCGCTGCGAGCGGGTGAGCAGGGAATAGTTGAACTGCACCGGGTCGAGGTTGAGATAGCGCGCGATGTCCTCGAACCATTCGAGCGAATTGCGCGCCGCCGACTGCAGCTTCAGCACCTCGGTGCGCCGCGCCGCCTCGTATTTCGCGAAGGCGGCGGCGAGTGTCGGTTCCGAGGTGACGTAGTCGGCGAGCGCGATCGCGCTCTCGACGGCGAGCTTGGTGCCCGAGCCGATCGAGAAATGTGCGCTCGCCGCCGCATCGCCCATCAGCGCCAGGTTCTCGTGCGACCAGCGCTCGCACAGCACGCGCGGGAAATTGATCCAGGCCGAGCCGCGCACGTGGTTGGCGTTCGACATCAGCGGATGGCCGCCGAGATGGTCCTTGAAGATCGCCTCGCAGGTGGCGATGGACTCCTCCTTCGACATGGTGCCGAAGCCGAAATTGTCCCAGGTCTCCTGGCTGCACTCGACGATGAAGGTCGCTGTGTCGGGATCGAACTGGTAGGCATGCGCCCAGACCCAGCCCTTGTCCGTCTCCTCGAAGATGAAGGTGAAGGCGTCGTCGAACTTCTGGTGCGTGCCCAGCCAGACGAACTTGCAGGCGCGCATCTCGATGTCGGGCTTGAAGATGTCGGCGAAGGCCGTACGCGTCTTCGAGTTCAGGCCGTCGGAGGCCACGACCAGATCGTAGCGCTCCATGTAGAACCGCGGCTCGCGCGCCTCGGTCTCGAAGGCGAGTTCCACGCCGAGTTCGCG
The nucleotide sequence above comes from Aquibium microcysteis. Encoded proteins:
- a CDS encoding acyl-CoA dehydrogenase family protein, producing MPDRSFLAWPFFDDHHRAHAERLEAWCNKNLPVDHHDVDAACRRLVADLGRDGWLLPTAVDPASPGPLGVRTLCLTRETLARHDGLADFAFAMQGLGTGAISLFGSPEQRRWLDKTRRGEAISAFALSEPRSGSDVANMDMQAVRDGSDHVLTGEKTWISNGGIADLYTVFARTGEAPGARGISCFLVPADTPGLTVAERLETIAPHPLARLAFDGVRVPAAAMIGRPGDGFRIAMSVLDVFRSTVGAAALGFARRALDESLIRANQRELFGKPLFDLQMVQGHVADMALDVDASALLVYRAAWTKDSGAARVTREAAMAKLHATDRAQAVIDAAVQLHGGDGVRKGHIVESLYREIRALRIYEGASDVQKVVIARQVMGGQGV
- a CDS encoding enoyl-CoA hydratase family protein: MTGFKPQHFLWEAKDGVAQVRLNRPDRKNPLTFESYAELRDTFRALAYADDVDVVVFLPNGGNFSSGGDVHEIIGPLTRMDMKGLLAFTRMTGDFVKAMLQCGKPIISAVDGVAVGAGAIITMASDIRMATPEAKTGFLFTRVGLAGCDMGACAMLPRIIGQGRAAELLYTGRTMSAAEGERWGYYNRLVPAETLEAEALSLAAQIAAGPTFAHGITKTQLAQEWSMGLEQAIEAEAQAQAICMQTGDFRRAYEAFVAKVRPVFAGD
- a CDS encoding MarR family winged helix-turn-helix transcriptional regulator, yielding MAEASLATLDAPPASKERLRLWIRLLRVSRIVENEVQARLKREFETTLPRFDVMAALNRAPDGMLMSDLSRYLLVSNGNVTGIVDRLVKDGHVARTRRDGDRRTSIVTLTERGAETFRTMAAAHEGWIDDLLGDVGEPDARRLSTMLKTFRSNWEDEH
- a CDS encoding SDR family NAD(P)-dependent oxidoreductase encodes the protein MTISLTHALVTGGATGIGKAAALALAEAGVEVTICGRRKEPLEAVAALHTRLHVVTADVTDEASVEALYRQAEAARGPIEIVVANAGIASSAPAHRTALADWSRIIDVNLTGAFLTVRPALAGMAERRRGRIIFVASVAGLRGAAYVAPYVASKHGVVGLMRALSVELLKTGVTVNAVCPGYVETEMLEESIARVMEKTGRDRETARRGFAESNPNHRLIQPEEVAAAVVWLASDAAVSVTGQPIAISGGG
- a CDS encoding bifunctional salicylyl-CoA 5-hydroxylase/oxidoreductase encodes the protein MKIAVLGGGPAGLYFAISMKLRDAAHDVTVIERNRPDDTFGWGVVLSDETLDNLAKNDPVSAERIRAHFAYWDDIAVTYRGTRTVSSGHGFCGIGRKQLLILLQARARELGVELAFETEAREPRFYMERYDLVVASDGLNSKTRTAFADIFKPDIEMRACKFVWLGTHQKFDDAFTFIFEETDKGWVWAHAYQFDPDTATFIVECSQETWDNFGFGTMSKEESIATCEAIFKDHLGGHPLMSNANHVRGSAWINFPRVLCERWSHENLALMGDAAASAHFSIGSGTKLAVESAIALADYVTSEPTLAAAFAKYEAARRTEVLKLQSAARNSLEWFEDIARYLNLDPVQFNYSLLTRSQRISHENLRLRDAAWLAGAERWFQQQAGSTGNAARAPMFAPFRLRDMELANRVVVSPMAQYKAIDGCPTDWHFAHYAERAKGGAAMVTIEMTCVSPEGRITPGCPGFYAPEHETAWKRLVDFVHAETEAKICAQIGHAGAKGSTQVGWEDADAPLPSGNWPLMAASAVAWSEANAVPKAMDRADMDMVRDEFVASARMAERCGFDMIELHMAHGYLLSSFITPVTNRRTDDYGGSLENRMRYPLEVFHAVRAVWPDAKPISVRISANDWVGEDGVTPQEAVAIARMLKEAGVDICDVSAGQTSRRAKPVYGRMFQTPFSDRIRNETGMATMAVGNIYEPDHVNSILMAGRADLVCLARPHLADPYWTLHAAAALGDRGVTWPKPYLAGRDQMYRLAERQDQMTGKV